A genomic segment from Anabas testudineus chromosome 6, fAnaTes1.2, whole genome shotgun sequence encodes:
- the LOC113166307 gene encoding potassium/sodium hyperpolarization-activated cyclic nucleotide-gated channel 3-like isoform X1, with the protein MERFQSSMRKRLYSLPQNIGQNPFVTDEGDKDTKRKSIRLKHLSSLSHASSCKSIDEARSEDFGRDVAVKTNLNGDCRLFRGSISSITGRHPAGSEPPEQQRLIPEADSGVRESFPGEHGPGAQQHATGGQSGAAGQASVFDQSSFIKLEGTEQIIPEDDRLYQAGFMHRQFGAMLQPGVNKFSLRMLGSERAVEHERERVKSAGFWIIHPYSDFRFYWDLTMLLLMVGNLIIIPVGITFFKDEHTPPWIVFNVVSDTFFLMDLVLNFRTGIVKEDNTEIILDPQQIKIKYLKSWFVVDFISSIPVDYIFLIVETRIDSDFYKTARALRIVRFTKILSLLRLLRLSRLIRYIHQWEEVFHMTYDLASAMVRIMNLIGMMLLLCHWDGCLQFLVPMLQDFPADCWVTRNKMVNDTWGQQYSYALFKAMSHMLCIGYGLYPPIGMADVWLTILSMIVGATCFAMFVGHATALIQSLDSSRRQYQEKYKQVEQYMSFHKLPADMRQRIHDYYEHRYQGKMFDEESILEELNEPLREEIINFNCRKLVASMPLFANADPNFVTSMLTKLRFEVFQPGDYIIREGTIGKKMYFIQHGVVSVLTKSSKDTKLSDGSYFGEICLLTRGRRTASVRADNYCRLYSLSVDNFNEVLEEYPMMRRAFETVALDRLDRIGKRNSVLQHKVQHHQSSGALNLQENEIIQRIVQHDRDMAQCTQLIQTSTAQSPNPANAPPSPTPVIWAPLVQAPLQAAAATTPLALALAHHTQLPPILFHHALAPGSGSLKGPTSHPKRVHVGGNTSSTCGSGPGSPASSTQFRSGPVSPTLTSQPIFTSSLQPLTPLPLHQPLPHPPHSGIASVFPISQATVSYTCSAQLHPQPFHGAMTTSSHPVGLLQQGVPGRPVGRFPAPSSSIISPLISSSVSPILSQLQQTPYAALQPMGSNHDRAGRTSRGLNLPHFPFITSTQSSTGFIQPMTPLTAGATASLAQHSLAGLQSVFLPQVLPEHSALASLAQYGSGEGSPCCTPPIHSPSMQSPVRGRTVYHSELPSNSDSHSPLTPQTSCPARVACTLKERAESSVDLFTQEIKTISGSHSSIHQERPLAASSSSERLVWASSPFSSPMAFSKPYSPIPGQATPVSRTHSGPESQKQSTGVHSPHAKMLGTEHKQSKLPSNL; encoded by the exons ATGGAAAGGTTCCAGTCCTCCATGCGCAAACGTCTGTACAGCTTGCCGCAAAACATTGGGCAAAACCCCTTCGTGACTGACGAAGGAGACAAGGACACTAAGAGGAAAAGTATTCGGCTAAAACatttgtcctctctgtctcatgCAAGCAGTTGCAAAAGCATTGACGAGGCCAGGAGCGAAGACTTTGGAAGGGACGTTGCTGTGAAGACCAACTTGAACGGGGACTGTCGCTTATTTAGAGGCAGCATCTCTTCCATCACCGGGCGCCATCCTGCCGGGTCAGAACCACCCGAGCAGCAGCGCCTCATCCCCGAAGCTGACTCCGGTGTCAGAGAGAGTTTCCCCGGTGAGCACGGCCCCGGGGCCCAGCAGCATGCAACGGGTGGTCAGAGTGGCGCAGCTGGACAAGCATCTGTATTTGACCAGTCAAGTTTCATCAAGTTGGAGGGCACCGAGCAAATAATCCCAGAAGATGACCGACTGTACCAAGCCGGATTCATGCACCGGCAGTTTGGGGCGATGCTCCAACCGGGAGTCAACAAGTTCTCCCTGCGGATGTTGGGGAGTGAGAGGGCCGTGGAGCACGAGAGGGAACGAGTAAAGTCTGCTGGCTTCTGGATCATCCACCCCTACAGTGATTTTAG gttttaCTGGGATCTGACCATGCTGCTTCTGATGGTGGGAAACCTCATCATCATCCCTGTGGGAATCACCTTCTTCAAGGATGAACACACACCACCCTGGATCGTCTTCAACGTGGTCTCGGACACTTTCTTCCTCATGGACCTGGTCCTTAACTTCCGCACGGGTATTGTCAAGGAGGATAATACAGAGATCATACTGGACCCCCAGCAGATCAAGATCAAGTACCTGAAGAGCTGGTTTGTGGTGGACTTCATCTCCTCCATACCTGTGGACTACATTTTTCTCATCGTAGAAACACGTATTGACTCTGACTTTTACAAGACGGCCAGAGCTCTGAGGATTGTCCGCTTCACGAAGATCCTCAGTCTGCTGCGACTGCTGCGCCTTTCCCGACTCATTCGTTACATCCACCAGTGGGAAGAG GTTTTCCATATGACGTATGATCTGGCCAGCGCCATGGTGCGTATCATGAACCTGATTggcatgatgctgctgctgtgtcactggGATGGCTGTTTGCAGTTTCTGGTTCCTATGCTGCAGGACTTCCCTGCCGACTGCTGGGTCACTAGAAACAAGATGGTG AATGACACATGGGGTCAGCAATACTCCTACGCCCTGTTCAAGGCCATGAGTCACATGCTGTGCATCGGGTACGGCCTGTACCCCCCTATTGGCATGGCTGACGTGTGGCTCACCATCCTCAGCATGATCGTGGGCGCTACCTGCTTTGCCATGTTTGTGGGGCATGCAACTGCACTCATTCAGTCTCTGGACTCCTCCAGGAGGCAGTACCAAGAAAAG TATAAACAGGTGGAGCAGTACATGTCCTTCCATAAGCTCCCTGCTGACATGCGCCAGAGGATCCATGATTACTACGAACATCGATATCAGGGCAAGATGTTTGACGAAGAAAGCATTTTGGAGGAGCTGAACGAACCACTGCGAGAG GAGATCATTAACTTCAACTGTCGTAAACTGGTGGCCTCCATGCCTCTGTTCGCCAACGCCGATCCAAACTTTGTCACCTCCATGTTGACCAAACTGCGTTTCGAGGTTTTCCAGCCGGGCGACTACATCATCAGAGAGGGAACCATCGGCAAGAAGATGTACTTCATCCAGCACGGCGTTGTCAGTGTCCTGACCAAgagcagcaaagacacaaagctGTCTGATGGCTCTTATTTTGGAG AGATCTGCCTGTTGACTCGAGGCAGGAGGACAGCCAGCGTGCGAGCAGATAACTACTGTCGACTGTACTCGCTGTCAGTAGACAACTTCAACGAGGTGCTGGAGGAATATCCCATGATGAGGAGAGCCTTTGAGACAGTGGCTCTCGACCGCCTGGACCGCATCG GGAAGAGGAACTCTGTACTTCAACATAAAGTCCAGCATCACCAAAGTTCTGGCGCACTAAACCTTCAAGAGAATGAAATCATCCAAAGAATAGTGCAGCACGACCGTGACATGGCCCAATGCACACAGCTGATCCAGACCAGCACTGCACAGAGCCCAAACCCTGCCAATGCTCCCCCTTCACCCACTCCTGTCATCTGGGCCCCGCTGGTTCAGGCCCCGCTTCAGGCAGCTGCAGCCACTACCCCACTAGCTCTGGCCTTGGCCCACCACACCCAGCTGCCTCCCATCCTCTTCCACCATGCTCTGGCACCAGGGTCTGGTTCACTGAAAGGCCCCACCAGCCATCCAAAGAGAGTCCACGTTGGGGGAAACACATCCAGTACTTGTGGTTCAGGGCCTGGTTCACCTGCCAGCTCCACCCAATTTCGATCTGGGCCTGTGTCACCCACACTGACATCCCAGCCCATCTTCACCAGCAGTCTGCAGCCCCTGACCCCTCTGCCCCTACACCAGCCCCTTCCCCATCCTCCACATTCTGGTATTGCTTCGGTCTTCCCCATTAGCCAGGCCACTGTTTCCTACACCTGCTCTGCTCAGCTCCACCCCCAGCCGTTCCATGGTGCTATGACCACTTCATCCCACCCAGTAGGTTTACTCCAGCAGGGGGTGCCAGGGAGGCCAGTAGGGCGATTCCCAGCCCCCTCGTCCTCCATCATAAGCCCTCTGATCTCCAGCTCAGTAAGCCCCATACTAAGCCAGCTGCAGCAGACCCCCTATGCTGCCCTGCAACCCATGGGGTCCAATCATGACAGAGCAGGCAGGACATCCAGAGGTCTGAACCTCCCACATTTTCCCTTCATCACCAGCACCCAGTCCTCCACTGGATTTATTCAGCCAATGACTCCGCTCACAGCCGGGGCCACAGCATCACTGGCCCAGCACAGTCTGGCAGGTCTCCAATCAGTTTTCCTTCCCCAGGTTCTCCCCGAGCACTCAGCTCTGGCCTCCTTGGCCCAGTATGGCTCGGGCGAGGGCTCTCCCTGCTGCACACCACCAATCCACAGTCCCAGCATGCAAAGCCCTGTGAGAGGAAGGACAGTTTACCACAGTGAGCTTCCCAGCAACAGTGACTCTCATAGCCCTCTAACCCCTCAGACCTCATGCCCTGCCAGGGTGGCCTGTACCCTCAAAGAGAGGGCTGAGTCCTCGGTGGATCTCTTTACCCAGGAAATAAAGACTATCTCAGGCTCCCACAGCTCTATACACCAGGAAAGGCCTTTGGCCGCAAGCAGCTCCTCGGAGAGGCTAGTGTGGGCATCCAGCCCCTTCTCTTCCCCCATGGCTTTCAGTAAACCCTACAGTCCAATCCCGGGTCAAGCCACTCCTGTCAGTCGGACACATTCAGGGCCTGAATCTCAGAAGCAGTCCACTGGTGTTCATTCTCCTCATGCTAAGATGTTAGGGACCGAACACAAACAGTCTAAACTTCCATCCAACTTGTGA
- the LOC113166307 gene encoding potassium/sodium hyperpolarization-activated cyclic nucleotide-gated channel 3-like isoform X2, producing the protein MLLLMVGNLIIIPVGITFFKDEHTPPWIVFNVVSDTFFLMDLVLNFRTGIVKEDNTEIILDPQQIKIKYLKSWFVVDFISSIPVDYIFLIVETRIDSDFYKTARALRIVRFTKILSLLRLLRLSRLIRYIHQWEEVFHMTYDLASAMVRIMNLIGMMLLLCHWDGCLQFLVPMLQDFPADCWVTRNKMVNDTWGQQYSYALFKAMSHMLCIGYGLYPPIGMADVWLTILSMIVGATCFAMFVGHATALIQSLDSSRRQYQEKYKQVEQYMSFHKLPADMRQRIHDYYEHRYQGKMFDEESILEELNEPLREEIINFNCRKLVASMPLFANADPNFVTSMLTKLRFEVFQPGDYIIREGTIGKKMYFIQHGVVSVLTKSSKDTKLSDGSYFGEICLLTRGRRTASVRADNYCRLYSLSVDNFNEVLEEYPMMRRAFETVALDRLDRIGKRNSVLQHKVQHHQSSGALNLQENEIIQRIVQHDRDMAQCTQLIQTSTAQSPNPANAPPSPTPVIWAPLVQAPLQAAAATTPLALALAHHTQLPPILFHHALAPGSGSLKGPTSHPKRVHVGGNTSSTCGSGPGSPASSTQFRSGPVSPTLTSQPIFTSSLQPLTPLPLHQPLPHPPHSGIASVFPISQATVSYTCSAQLHPQPFHGAMTTSSHPVGLLQQGVPGRPVGRFPAPSSSIISPLISSSVSPILSQLQQTPYAALQPMGSNHDRAGRTSRGLNLPHFPFITSTQSSTGFIQPMTPLTAGATASLAQHSLAGLQSVFLPQVLPEHSALASLAQYGSGEGSPCCTPPIHSPSMQSPVRGRTVYHSELPSNSDSHSPLTPQTSCPARVACTLKERAESSVDLFTQEIKTISGSHSSIHQERPLAASSSSERLVWASSPFSSPMAFSKPYSPIPGQATPVSRTHSGPESQKQSTGVHSPHAKMLGTEHKQSKLPSNL; encoded by the exons ATGCTGCTTCTGATGGTGGGAAACCTCATCATCATCCCTGTGGGAATCACCTTCTTCAAGGATGAACACACACCACCCTGGATCGTCTTCAACGTGGTCTCGGACACTTTCTTCCTCATGGACCTGGTCCTTAACTTCCGCACGGGTATTGTCAAGGAGGATAATACAGAGATCATACTGGACCCCCAGCAGATCAAGATCAAGTACCTGAAGAGCTGGTTTGTGGTGGACTTCATCTCCTCCATACCTGTGGACTACATTTTTCTCATCGTAGAAACACGTATTGACTCTGACTTTTACAAGACGGCCAGAGCTCTGAGGATTGTCCGCTTCACGAAGATCCTCAGTCTGCTGCGACTGCTGCGCCTTTCCCGACTCATTCGTTACATCCACCAGTGGGAAGAG GTTTTCCATATGACGTATGATCTGGCCAGCGCCATGGTGCGTATCATGAACCTGATTggcatgatgctgctgctgtgtcactggGATGGCTGTTTGCAGTTTCTGGTTCCTATGCTGCAGGACTTCCCTGCCGACTGCTGGGTCACTAGAAACAAGATGGTG AATGACACATGGGGTCAGCAATACTCCTACGCCCTGTTCAAGGCCATGAGTCACATGCTGTGCATCGGGTACGGCCTGTACCCCCCTATTGGCATGGCTGACGTGTGGCTCACCATCCTCAGCATGATCGTGGGCGCTACCTGCTTTGCCATGTTTGTGGGGCATGCAACTGCACTCATTCAGTCTCTGGACTCCTCCAGGAGGCAGTACCAAGAAAAG TATAAACAGGTGGAGCAGTACATGTCCTTCCATAAGCTCCCTGCTGACATGCGCCAGAGGATCCATGATTACTACGAACATCGATATCAGGGCAAGATGTTTGACGAAGAAAGCATTTTGGAGGAGCTGAACGAACCACTGCGAGAG GAGATCATTAACTTCAACTGTCGTAAACTGGTGGCCTCCATGCCTCTGTTCGCCAACGCCGATCCAAACTTTGTCACCTCCATGTTGACCAAACTGCGTTTCGAGGTTTTCCAGCCGGGCGACTACATCATCAGAGAGGGAACCATCGGCAAGAAGATGTACTTCATCCAGCACGGCGTTGTCAGTGTCCTGACCAAgagcagcaaagacacaaagctGTCTGATGGCTCTTATTTTGGAG AGATCTGCCTGTTGACTCGAGGCAGGAGGACAGCCAGCGTGCGAGCAGATAACTACTGTCGACTGTACTCGCTGTCAGTAGACAACTTCAACGAGGTGCTGGAGGAATATCCCATGATGAGGAGAGCCTTTGAGACAGTGGCTCTCGACCGCCTGGACCGCATCG GGAAGAGGAACTCTGTACTTCAACATAAAGTCCAGCATCACCAAAGTTCTGGCGCACTAAACCTTCAAGAGAATGAAATCATCCAAAGAATAGTGCAGCACGACCGTGACATGGCCCAATGCACACAGCTGATCCAGACCAGCACTGCACAGAGCCCAAACCCTGCCAATGCTCCCCCTTCACCCACTCCTGTCATCTGGGCCCCGCTGGTTCAGGCCCCGCTTCAGGCAGCTGCAGCCACTACCCCACTAGCTCTGGCCTTGGCCCACCACACCCAGCTGCCTCCCATCCTCTTCCACCATGCTCTGGCACCAGGGTCTGGTTCACTGAAAGGCCCCACCAGCCATCCAAAGAGAGTCCACGTTGGGGGAAACACATCCAGTACTTGTGGTTCAGGGCCTGGTTCACCTGCCAGCTCCACCCAATTTCGATCTGGGCCTGTGTCACCCACACTGACATCCCAGCCCATCTTCACCAGCAGTCTGCAGCCCCTGACCCCTCTGCCCCTACACCAGCCCCTTCCCCATCCTCCACATTCTGGTATTGCTTCGGTCTTCCCCATTAGCCAGGCCACTGTTTCCTACACCTGCTCTGCTCAGCTCCACCCCCAGCCGTTCCATGGTGCTATGACCACTTCATCCCACCCAGTAGGTTTACTCCAGCAGGGGGTGCCAGGGAGGCCAGTAGGGCGATTCCCAGCCCCCTCGTCCTCCATCATAAGCCCTCTGATCTCCAGCTCAGTAAGCCCCATACTAAGCCAGCTGCAGCAGACCCCCTATGCTGCCCTGCAACCCATGGGGTCCAATCATGACAGAGCAGGCAGGACATCCAGAGGTCTGAACCTCCCACATTTTCCCTTCATCACCAGCACCCAGTCCTCCACTGGATTTATTCAGCCAATGACTCCGCTCACAGCCGGGGCCACAGCATCACTGGCCCAGCACAGTCTGGCAGGTCTCCAATCAGTTTTCCTTCCCCAGGTTCTCCCCGAGCACTCAGCTCTGGCCTCCTTGGCCCAGTATGGCTCGGGCGAGGGCTCTCCCTGCTGCACACCACCAATCCACAGTCCCAGCATGCAAAGCCCTGTGAGAGGAAGGACAGTTTACCACAGTGAGCTTCCCAGCAACAGTGACTCTCATAGCCCTCTAACCCCTCAGACCTCATGCCCTGCCAGGGTGGCCTGTACCCTCAAAGAGAGGGCTGAGTCCTCGGTGGATCTCTTTACCCAGGAAATAAAGACTATCTCAGGCTCCCACAGCTCTATACACCAGGAAAGGCCTTTGGCCGCAAGCAGCTCCTCGGAGAGGCTAGTGTGGGCATCCAGCCCCTTCTCTTCCCCCATGGCTTTCAGTAAACCCTACAGTCCAATCCCGGGTCAAGCCACTCCTGTCAGTCGGACACATTCAGGGCCTGAATCTCAGAAGCAGTCCACTGGTGTTCATTCTCCTCATGCTAAGATGTTAGGGACCGAACACAAACAGTCTAAACTTCCATCCAACTTGTGA